A single window of Micromonas commoda chromosome 6, complete sequence DNA harbors:
- a CDS encoding carbohydrate-binding module family 20 protein (candidate a-glucan-binding protein This domain binds to starch, and is found often at the C-terminus of a variety of glycosyl hydrolases acting on polysaccharides more rapidly than on oligosaccharides): protein MALALSVSASAASAKVAAHRAHGLKASSKTSAVVFPAKRGRHVVRADAVGTERNGDADASVSISAAPSAVNGTLATAGAVPSKEAALARARDIMAADPAAATALSLVGQKVDMKVCFSLHYVTKPGEDLFIIGSDERLGNWDQNQGVAMTWTEGNVWKCEMDLPAGGVFFYKYLVKLPGNGFKWQDGANNLLVLPEPWDVPEGGVFMADDDFGGVTREAQTQLAVKLISTEKEKVQLRVEANKAKEMTKAALQELLIAREELNKAQEKLAAYEGNVQTAFNGQLNGGANQR, encoded by the coding sequence ATGGCCCTCGCCCTCTCCgtcagcgcgtccgccgcgtccgccaaggtcgccgcgcaccgcgctCACGGCCTTAAGGCGTCTTCCAAGACCTCCGCGGTCGTCTTCCCCGCCAAGCGCGGTCgccacgtcgtccgcgcggacgcggtcggcACCGAGAGGAACGGGGACGCGGATGCCTCGGtgtccatctccgcggcgccctccgcggtgaATGGTAcgctcgcgaccgccggcgcggtgcccAGCAAGGAGGCTGCGCTGGCGAGGGCTCGCGATATCATGGCTgcggaccccgccgccgccaccgcgctctccCTGGTCGGCCAGAAGGTCGACATGAAGGTGTGCTTCTCCCTGCACTACGTGACGAAGCCTGGGGAGGACTTGTTCATCATCGGCTcggacgagcgcctcggcaaCTGGGACCAGAACCAGGGCGTGGCCATGACTTGGACCGAGGGCAACGTGTGGAAGTGCGAGATGGACCttcccgccggcggcgtcttcTTCTACAAGTACCTCGTCAAGCTCCCGGGCAACGGCTTCAAGTGGCAGGATGGCGCCAACAACCTGCTCGTCCTGCCCGAGCCCTGGGACGTCCCGGAGGGCGGGGTCTTcatggcggacgacgacttcgGTGGCGTCACCAGGGAGGCGCAGACGCAGCTCGCGGTGAAGCTCATCTcgacggagaaggagaaggtgCAGCTGCGGGTGGAGGCGAacaaggcgaaggagatgACCAAGGCTGCGCTCCAGGAGCTCCTCATTGCGCGCGAAGAGCTGAACAAGGCGcaggagaagctcgcggcgtacgaGGGTAACGTCCAGACGGCGTTCAACGGGCAGCTCAACGGGGGCGCGAACCAGAGGTGA
- a CDS encoding predicted protein: MTRDSNGGVGGRVQLPFDTYGLRRHNGLPLEEYYHSVENVPDLAARGVSQELYRRIFVNELAQVTGLEMPPRDEDAVKRQVCAAWLAAFVCFPVGLPYCCWITHRERARVQAFDADLRAWQANATEQLRAIVPGAVVKTRMRVKGEYQIVGREQGEVKKSYVPTSTERSIVIALTPEEGSLLQDEPHISGDADNIPPQCMCVFCACEGRPDGSCEGETLCCCKFTVKPGAPEGLDYYEWKRDERCAVPV; encoded by the coding sequence atgacgcgcgaTTCGAACGGCGGAGTAGGAGGGCGGGTGCAGTTGCCGTTCGACACTTACGGGTTGCGCCGTCATAATGGGCTCCCGCTCGAGGAGTATTACCACAGCGTTGAAAACGTCCCGGATCTCGCCGCTCGGGGCGTCTCCCAAGAGTTGTACCGGCGAATCTTCGTcaacgagctcgcgcaggtgACTGGACTGGAGATGCCGCCACGTGACGAGGACGCAGTGAAACGACAGGTGTGTGCCGCTTGGCTCGCTGCCTTTGTCTGTTTTCCCGTTGGTCTGCCATACTGCTGTTGGATAACGCATCGAGAGAGGGCGAGAGTAcaggcgttcgacgcggatcTGCGCGCTTGGCAAGCAAACGCCACCGAGCAGCTGCGCGCCATCGtacccggcgccgtcgtcaagACGCGGATGCGAGTCAAGGGTGAATATCAAATCGTGGGAAGGGAACAAGGCGAAGTGAAAAAAAGTTACGTGCCGACTTCCACAGAACGGTCCATCGTCATTGCCCTGACCCCGGAGGAAGGTTCGCTGCTGCAAGACGAGCCTCAcatctccggcgacgccgataATATCCCTCCCCAATGCATGTGCGTGTTCTGCGCGTGCGAGGGACGACCCGACGGTTCCTGCGAGGGCGAGACGTTGTGCTGTTGCAAGTTCACGGTgaagcccggcgcgcccgagggCTTGGACTATTACGAGTGGAAACGAGACGAACGAtgcgccgtccccgtctgA
- a CDS encoding predicted protein — protein MSTLTVVTRPARPDDAVQLDGFVDGSHQGKVYGRFNLGQLIENATATVVVIDPKHDDAVVGFLSVTRDIPLPFGVPKDRGLERMQWAKSEASAVGYPSDVAAWVAGCGVKAGYEKVAVAPMLKAAFQLLPHLDAVLIAAPPEVEREPVGTSFVKMARTMKFALYAASRESVLPRLRVRLARVDDHDDLLPLVASAANDPYAAGGPLSRLPGGSEASTSDRASGGMGDEYALATLISRALDDPGKKCVLVAEAEEGKTGKMSFVGVMAVEAVDVEEAASLAGKYDLAAYDNLMPAPDDDGPGDGNDEDNATKEPVAIRVTMLCVDGAYESQSADFLDHAFDAFPEKDFCVLTLPPQAPELPLATLAMRRVAPTDPEADDALHACHRAGQLRGFTVRLAKDDDYEEVWDLLEGMSDQEELCTAFADAAATSNTSQAAVVAICEGQVVGYATVTLGTEISSLAQCFDLTKVVDVGAHGQSAFVELEDCVMNPIFAHKRRFVMCEAMRLSRATCVLYQLAPGEEEPPPPDVVSLDFRLVAGRRSHTGFDAHFALYAFTNRISNSPRAAINSRIVVVGSNEAALAVLDRLLTNNQCAFNNVTLVTNGGLAVGGVASRYNRASIAKLALENGGGNTSTGAAGVALADAAVVGLDREGRCVYLDDDSMLMYEMLVLVPGRGDQTRHRLGLTLEDETPVERVVDLMANLTKEDAQRLKAVIVYGDTMEAIGAARRLLTAGVPAAALRVVSPTEEGTLFAVAEAAASKLRATESHTVAGQPAPEKGLTLTGASAVPGGGVHAVFSRAATGESVEMDADFLVACDRGDCDPALFKCLNDAEIVYDGHVVIDAAFRTNDPDVYATGDIAKFSRRYATAGGKLQPLDRHDPKESGFLLADSLIDRVRGVRPRDAPPAFNAPKCESVILPGKCQFLFVARPARFERPSWDAPPGGRAIETRSDERGYARIDVDADGIVSAFYYCGDVKVDSQRMGCIVGLPVSYLGEDLSSAACLLTHLDQDAFAAVFHEGFAQAHRSAVTLLSAPKDALAESFLGAQNDGAMVQDIVIDFVRRHASDLPMLAIPSRA, from the exons ATGTCCACCTTGACCGTGGTCACGCGGCCGGCCAGGCCCGACGATGCGGTCCAGCTCGATGGGTTCGTCGACGG ATCGCATCAGGGCAAGGTCTACGGCAGGTTCAACCTCGGTCAGCTCATTGAGAACGCGACAGCGACAGTGGTAGTGATCGACCCCAAACACGACGACGCAGTGGTGGGCTTCCTCTCCGTCACCCGCGATATCCCCCTTCCATTTGGCGTTCCCAAGGATCGGGGACTTGAGCGGATGCAGTGGGCAAAAAGCGAAGCCTCCGCGGTGGGTTACCCGTcagacgtcgccgcctggGTCGCAGGGTGCGGCGTGAAGGCGGGTTACGAGAAGGTCGCCGTGGCGCCCATGCTGAAGGCTGCTTTCCAGCTGCTCCctcacctcgacgccgtcctcatcgccgcgccgccggaggtTGAGCGCGAACCGGTGGGAACTTCCTTCGTGAAGatggcgaggacgatgaAGTTTGCGTTgtacgccgcgtccagggAAAGCGTGTTACCCCGCCTGAGGGTGAGActcgcgcgggtggacgACCACGACGATCTGCTGCCCttggtggcgtcggcggcgaacgacccgtacgcggcgggcggaccTCTGTCGCGCCTTCCGGGTGGGTCCGAAGCATCAACCTCCGATCGTGCTTCCGGGGGGATGGGAGACGAatacgcgctcgcgacgctcatATCGAGGGCGCTCGATGACCCCGGTAAGAAGTGCGTGCtggtcgcggaggctgaggaagGAAAAACTGGCAAGATGTCCTTCGTCGGCGTGATGGCGGTGgaagccgtcgacgtcgaggaggcggcttCGCTCGCTGGTAAGTACGACCTGGCAGCTTACGACAACCTCATGCCGGCGCCGGATGACGACGGCCCGGGCGACGGAAACGATGAGGATAACGCGACGAAGGAGCCGGTGGCGATCCGGGTCACGATGCTgtgcgtcgacggggcgtACGAGAGTCAATCTGCCGATTTCCTCGATCACGCTTTCGATGCCTTCCCGGAAAAGGACTTTTGTGTTCTGACCCTGCCGCCGCAAGCGCCCGAGCTTCCACTCGCCACTCTCGCCATGCGCAGGgtcgcgccgacggaccCCGAAGCGGACGATGCTCTGCACGCGTGccaccgcgcgggtcagcTCCGCGGTTTCACCGTCAGACTCGCCAAGGATGACGACTATGAGGAGGTTTGGGATTTGCTCGAGGGGATGTCGGACCAGGAGGAGCTCTGCACCGCGTTcgcagacgccgccgcgacgtccaacACGTCCCAAGCTGCGGTCGTGGCCATCTGCGAAGGTCAAGTGGTTGGATACGCGACGGTCACCCTGGGAACTGAAATCAGCTCGCTGGCGCAGTGCTTCGACCTCACCAAGGttgtcgacgtcggcgctcaCGGGCAGAGCGCGTTTGTCGAACTGGAAGATTGCGTGATGAACCCAATCTTCGCGCACAAACGCAGATTCGTGATGTGCGAGGCGATGCGCCTGTCGCGCGCTACGTGTGTCCTGTACCAGCTCGCGCCGGGAGAGGAAGAACCTCCGCCCCCGGATGTGGTCTCCCTGGACTTCCGACTCGTCGCCGGCAGACGGTCGCACACCGGATTTGACGCGCACTTTGCGCTCTACGCCTTCACCAATCGCATATCAaactcgccgcgagccgcgatCAACTCTAGGATCGTGGTAGTGGGCTCCAacgaggctgcgctcgcgGTGTTGGACAGACTGTTGACCAACAATCAATGCGCTTTCAACAACGTCACGCTGGTCACCAACGGGggactcgccgtcggcggcgtcgcgtcgagatATAaccgcgcgtccatcgcgaaaCTCGCGCTGGAGAATGGAGGTGGAAACACGAgcacgggcgccgccggcgtcgctctcgccgacgcggcggttgTTGGTCTGGATAGGGAGGGGAGATGCGTCTatctcgacgacgacagcaTGCTCATGTACGAAATGCTGGTCCTAGTTCCCGGGCGGGGGGACCAGACCCGGCACAGGCTCGGTCTCACGCTCGAGGATGAGACTCCCGTGGAACGCGTCGTGGACCTGATGGCGAACCTGACGAAGGAGGATGCGCAGCGTCTAAAGGCGGTGATCGTGTACGGTGATACGATGGAAGCGATCGGTGCCGCGCGAAGGCTGCTAACCGCGggggtgcccgcggcggcgttgcgAGTGGTCTCGCCCACCGAGGAGGGCACGCttttcgccgtcgcggaagCGGCTGCGTCGAAACTGAGGGCGACGGAATCTCATACCGTCGCCGGGCAGCCGGCGCCCGAGAAAGGTCTGACGCTGACTGGCGCGTCGGCAGTTCCGGGTGGGGGTGTGCACGCCGTGTTCTCGAGGGCGGCCACGGGGGAGTCGGTCGAGATGGATGCCGACTTTTTGGTCGCgtgcgaccgcggcgatTGCGACCCGGCCCTGTTCAAGTGCCtcaacgacgcggagatTGTGTACGACGGTCACGTTGTGATTGACGCCGCGTTTCGAACCAACGATCCGGACGTGTACGCCACCGGGGACATCGCCAAGTTTTCGCGGAGgtacgcgacggcgggggggaAGTTACAGCCGCTCGACCGCCACGATCCGAAGGAGAGCGGCTTTCTCCTCGCGGATTCGCTCATCGACCGGGTTCGGGGCGTGCGACCGAGGGACGCGCCTCCCGCATTCAACGCGCCGAAGTGCGAGAGCGTCATCCTTCCGGGCAAGTGCCAGTTCCTGTTCGtcgcgaggcccgcgcgttTCGAGCGACCGTCgtgggacgcgccgcccggtggACGCGCCATCGAGACTCGgtccgacgagcgcggctaCGCGAggatcgacgtcgacgcggatggGATCGTGTCGGCGTTCTACTACTGCGGCGACGTGAAGGTTGACTCTCAGAGGATGGGTTGCATCGTGGGTCTGCCGGTGAGCTACCTCGGGGAGGACCTTTCATCCGCGGCGTGTCTGTTGACGCATCTGGACCaggacgcgttcgcggctGTGTTTCACGAGGGGTTCGCGCAAGCGCACCGGAGCGCGGTCACGCTCCTGTCGGCTCCCAAAGATGCGCTGGCGGAGAGTTTCCTGGGTGCTCAGAACGATGGGGCGATGGTGCAGGATATCGTCATCGACTTCGTCAGGCGACACGCATCAGACCTGCCCATGCTGGCCATCCCGTCTCGTGCATAA
- a CDS encoding predicted protein produces the protein MPEPALPSEPWADASVSAPSRREQLRKLRGNEEFDVLIIGGGATGAGAAVDAATRGLRTALIEGEDFGSGTSSRSTKLVHGGVRYLEKAVFQLSYGQLKLVFEALHERKNLLRNAPHLARPLPIATPCYHGWEVPYYWAGMKAYDLVAGASGLTMSGFRTAAESLALFPTLAAVRKEDGASLKGTIVYRDGQFDDARLNVALACTAAHAGAVAANYVKVTALVKDLRTGRVVGVKAKDVVDGGREFEVRAKVVLNCTGPFTDAVRKMSDGSRMDIMTPAGGAHLTLPKHFAPDAEGLIVPKTKDGRVVFMLPWLGGVIAGTTDALAPVTLRPRASADEVDFILDSIAPYLSVPATRADVTSVWSGIRPLAADPTQSGTENVSRDHLVVDEGDGMVTVTGGKWTTYRLMAEHAVDAAIRAADKSMASRAGKCRTTDVAVVGAHGYSPDLHVRLLASKSSKSGAKSSKPAAPELEDAAVMSHLAKSYGDRAPAIVELARSDPRRLARRIAGPNQPVIAAEVLHAARSEYCQTTCDFVARRTRLAFLDVEAARVAVPEVNKLLAKELGWGSWRAARELKDANALLDTFTC, from the exons ATGCCCGAACCGGCGCTTCCCAGCGAGCCTtgggcggacgcgtccgtgTCGGCCCCGTCCAGACGCGAGCAGCTTCGCAAGCTGCGCGGGAACGAGGAGTTCGACGTCCTCATcatcggaggcggcgctacgggcgcgggtgcggcggtCGATGCCGCCACCAGGGGCCTGCGCACGGCGCTCATCGAGGGCGAAGACTTTGGGAGCGGCACCTCCTCGAGGTCCACCAagctcgtccacggcggcgtcaggTACCTGGAGAAGGCCGTCTTCCAGCTCTCGTACGGTCAGCTGAAGCTCGTCTTTGAGGCACTGCACGAGAGAAAGAACCTGCTCCGCAACGCCCCGCACCTGGCGCGTCCCCTGCCCATCGCGACTCCGTGCTACCACGGCTGGGAAGTGCCCTACTACTGGGCCGGGATGAAAGCCTacgacctcgtcgcgggcgcctccgGGTTGACCATGTCCGGCTtccgaaccgccgccgagtccctcgcgctcttccccacgctcgccgccgtgcgtaAAGAGGACGGCGCGTCCCTTAAGGGAACCATCGTCTACAGAGACGGACaattcgacgacgcgaggctcaacgtcgcgctggcgtgcaccgccgcgcacgcgggcgccgtcgccgccaactACGTCAAGGTGACAGCCCTGGTGAAGGACTTACGCACCGGGCGGGTGGTGGGGGTCAAGGCCAaggacgtcgtggacggcggGAGGGAGTTCGAGGTACGGGCGAAGGTTGTGCTCAACTGCACGGGGCCGTtcaccgacgccgtgcgAAAGATGTCCGACGGATCAAGAATGGACATCATGACCCCCGCGGGCGGAGCTCACCTGACCCTCCCCAAACActtcgcgcccgacgccgagggtcTCATCGTGCCCAAGACGAAAGACGGTCGCGTGGTGTTCATGCTGCCCTGGCTgggcggcgtcatcgcgggTACCACCGACGctctcgcgcccgtcacgcTGAGGCCCCGAGCGAGCGCGGATGAGGTTGATTTTATCCTCGACTCGATCGCGCCGTACCTCTCcgtgccggcgacgcgcgcggacgtgacGTCGGTGTGGTCCGGCATCAgacccctcgccgcggacccgaccCAGAGCGGCACCGAGAACGTCAGCCGCGATCACCTCGTggtggacgagggcgacgggatGGTGACGGTGACGGGGGGCAAGTGGACGACGTATCGACTCATGGCTGAgcacgcggtggacgccgccatccGAGCCGCCGACAAG AGCATGGCGAGTAGGGCCGGTAAGTGCCGGACGacggacgtcgcggtcgtcggcgcgcacggGTACTCCCCGGACCTTCACGTCAGGTTGCTCGCCTCAAAGTCCTCAAAGTCTGGTGCCAAATCATccaaacccgcggcgcccgagctgGAGGACGCGGCCGTCATGTCGCACCTCGCCAAGTCGtacggcgaccgcgctccggccatcgtcgagctcgcgaggagCGACCCGCGTCGGCTCGCCCGTAGGATCGCCGGTCCCAATCAgccggtcatcgccgcggaggttttgcacgcggcgcggtcggagTACTGCCAGACGACGTGCGACTTCGtggcgagacggacgcggctGGCGTTCCTggacgtggaggcggcgcgcgtcgcggtgcccGAGGTGAACAAGTtgctcgccaaggagctcggATGGGGATCGtggagagcggcgagggagctcaAGGATGCGAACGCCTTGCTGGACACGTTCACGTGCTGA
- a CDS encoding predicted protein produces the protein MVDGGVAELELDEVSLTRAVPAEVWRLSAMRKLSLPKNQLTCVPAEIGQLTSLEMLNLNYNQLTSLPAEVGQLTALKELSLYGNQLTSVPAEIGQLASLTELNLGGGKQLTSVPAEVGQLTSLERLWLHDNRLTSVPAEIGQLASLRELWLNYNQLTSVPAEIGQLRSLRWLFLNDNRLTSVPADIGQLTSLEGLWLHANQLTSVPAEIGQLTSLEKLYLGDNRLTSVPAAIRELRAAGCHAELDNGVTVDE, from the coding sequence atggtcgacggcggcgtggcggagctcgagttGGACGAGGTTAGCCTGACCAGAGCCGTGCCGGCAGAGGTTTGGCGCCTGAGTGCGATGAGGAAGTTGAGCCTCCCCAAAAATCAGCTGACGtgcgtgccggcggagatcgggcagctcacgtcgctggagatGTTAAACCTCAActacaatcagctgacgagcttgccggcggaggtcgggcagctcacggcGCTAAAGGAGTTGTCCCTCtacggcaatcagctgacgagcgtgccggcggagattggacagctcgcgtcgctgacggagttgaacctcggcggcggtaagCAGCTGAcaagcgtgccggcggaggtcgggcagctcacgtcgctggagagGTTGTGGCTTCACGAcaatcggctgacgagcgtgccggctgAGATTGgacagctcgcgtcgctgagggAGTTGTGGCTCAActacaatcagctgacgagtgtgccggcggagatcgggcagctcaggTCGCTGAGGTGGTTGTTCCTCAACGAcaatcggctgacgagcgtgccggcggatatcgggcagctcacgtcgctggagggGTTGTGGCTTCACgccaatcagctgacgagcgtgccggcggagattgggcagctcacgtcgctggagaagTTGTACCTCGGCGAcaatcggctgacgagcgtgccggctgCGATACGCGAGCTCAGAGCGGCGGGCTGCCATGCGGAGCTGGATAACGGCgtgacggtggacgagtgA
- a CDS encoding predicted protein produces MAVAGGASVDATASMGGLFASTTRSRSYRRRSPIPPEGHRCASIRLSEKAHAVAFAFGRTASAWTRTPRGASLALDASEDDGILELLAAAEATRRGSSDPDSPDGPRGLITVGGDGICLGLTASWSLTFDASSDGMGFRDEISLDTGETAESKVPPMLFQSGYDPEADVAWETELGSGTCRATTFDGAHRSLLISWIRSGQWLNGQAARRRLLLKLIRGPRVPLRALVEEHTMVPKLSMSASFAEPSEPGNKSGPSGRRGKDRGNKGGRKGGRNKFGDAVSRASVREVKRAGAPPPIPSGDGALVAVACRGGSVGARVWLHRVNVGGDDGWVPHRCELATPEGVEAWVFGEWSRSDVGLLVPGVSHQTHPAGNSCVYRAKRTASILDGEKSSSKIFSQPYEGYPTDDDRWPVPTYSLNDAGVTEAAAAVPAARGEGGHVLVAPRLNGQASPGWFVLDTSCAGFAIEPSVADRLGMPAFGELSVVGVSAAALSGAMRRGTTISAGCVDVPAPVYMEQSLAAALRTPPAPVGSDPSAGGGLVGVLGTDFLQHCVVELRAPRRVPGSPTAPSFDVFCFDPAKYEPTDRVRAAWQRVEWIQGVPHVRVKLTVADDGLTPEPSLEQKLPRGGPQAGTGAGPENPATDGSGWEGRLFRLSLGAGGAGAIVSARAAKEWKMVERTVGLQPGGVMSGPGEERSRLAMVEPEVVTGRLRRVEFAGGRFETVRALTHTSGDPPDLALSPHADGALCADLFRGCTLVLDFGRNRIAVLTQQVD; encoded by the coding sequence ATGGCTGTCGCCGGTGGTGCATCCGTCGAtgccaccgcgtcgatgggcgggttgttcgcgtcgacgacacGATCACGGAGCTACCGTCGACGTTCCCCGATTCCTCCGGAGGGACACAGGTGCGCTTCCATCCGGTTAAGCGAAAAagcgcacgccgtcgcctttGCCTTTGGGCGGACCGCGTcagcgtggacgaggacgccgaggggcGCATCACTGGCTCTCGATGcgtccgaggacgacggtATACTCGAGCTACTCGCCGCTGCTGAGGCTACCAGGCGCGGGAGCTCCGACCCGGATAGCCCCGACGGGCCCCGAGGTCTCATCaccgtcgggggcgacggcatcTGCCTTGGGTTAACGGCGTCGTGGTCGCTGacgttcgacgcgtcgtccgatgGCATGGGATTCCGCGATGAAATCTCGCTCGACACCGGCGAAACGGCCGAAAGTAAGGTCCCGCCCATGCTGTTCCAGTCGGGATACGACCCTGAGGCTGACGTCGCGTGGGAAACCGAGCTCGGGTCCGGGACGTGTcgagcgacgacgttcgacggcgcgcaccgATCGCTGCTCATATCGTGGATACGCAGCGGGCAGTGGCTCAACGGCCAAGCCGCGAGGCGTAGGCTGTTGCTCAAGCTGATCCGCGGGCCGAGGGTGCCGCTGAGGGCACTGGTGGAGGAACACACGATGGTACCCAAACTCTCGATGTCGGCTTCGTTCGCAGAGCCATCAGAGCCGGGAAACAAGTCGGGGCCctcagggcggcggggcAAAGACCGGGGTAATAAGGGTGGCCGCAAAGGGGGTAGGAACAAGTTTGGGGACGCCGTCTCTCGAGCGAGCGTCCGTGAGGTGAAGcgagcgggcgcgccgccaccgatCCCGTCGGGTGACGgtgcgctcgtcgccgtggcctGTCGAGGAGGCTCGGTCGGCGCGCGAGTGTGGCTGCATCGCGTaaacgtcggcggcgacgacggctggGTGCCGCACAGGTGCGAGCTGGCCACACCCGAGGGCGTGGAGGCGTGGGTGTTCGGTGAGTGGAGCAGGTCGGATGTGGGGTTGCTCGTGCCGGGAGTGTCGCACCAGACGCATCCGGCTGGGAACTCGTGCGTGTACCGCGCGAAGAGGACCGCGTCGATACTCGACGGGGAgaagtcgtcgtccaaaATATTCTCGCAGCCGTACGAGGGGTAcccgacggacgacgacaggTGGCCGGTTCCGACGTACAGTctgaacgacgcgggcgtcacagaagcggcggcggcggttcccgcggcgaggggagaGGGAGGTCACGTGCTCGTAGCGCCGCGTCTGAACGGTcaggcgtcgccgggctggTTCGTCCTGGACACGTCTTGCGCGGGGTTCGCGATTGAGCCTTCCGTCGCGGACCGCCTCGGCATGCCCGCGTTTGGCGAGCTGTCCGTGGTTGGagtctccgcggcggcgctcagcgGGGCGATGCGGCGGGGCACGACCATCTCGGCGGGAtgcgtcgacgtccccgcgccggtgtACATGGAGcagtcgctcgccgcggcgctaaggacgccgcccgcgccggtcggtTCGGACccctccgcgggcggcgggctcgtcggcgtgCTGGGGACGGACTTTCTGCAGCACTGCGTCGTGGAACtcagggcgccgcgacgtgtcCCGGGatcgcccaccgcgccgtcgttcgacgTCTTCTGCTTCGACCCGGCCAAATACGAGCCCACCGAccgggtgcgcgcggcgtggcaGCGCGTGGAGTGGATCCAAGGCGTGCCGCACGTCCGCGTGAagctcaccgtcgcggacgacgggcTCACCCCGGAACCCTCGCTCGAGCAGAAGctgccgcgaggaggaccgcAGGCTGGCACCGGGGCTGGGCCCGAAAACCCCGCAACAGACGGGTCGGGTTGGGAAGGTCGTCTCTTCCGACTGTcactcggcgccggcggcgccggggctatcgtctcggcgcgcgcggcgaaggagtgGAAGATGGTGGAGCGCACGGTGGGTTTGCAGCCGGGCGGCGTGATGTCGGGACCGGGAGAGGAGCGGAGCAGGCTCGCGATGGTCGAGCCGGAGGTTGTCACGGGCAGGCTGAGGCGCGTCGAGTTTGCGGGTGGGAGGTTCGAGACGGTTCGAGCGCTGACGCACACGTCGGGCGACCCGCCGGACCTGGCGTTGAGTCCtcacgcggacggcgccctGTGCGCGGACCTTTTCCGAGGGTGCACGTTGGTGCTCGATTTCGGACGGAACCGAATCGCGGTGTTGACGCAGCAAGTGGACTAG
- a CDS encoding predicted protein, which produces MDYGVPAALGVAPELMEEVSTGTTIMACVYDGGVVLGADSRTSTGNYVANRASDKITQVMDNVWMCRSGSAADTQNVCAFVKNAVEEHGIMSGSDEPGMADVKLVANVTMQIAYRNKDRLSAGMIIAGWDRRAGPQVFGIPLGGSLEKCDFTLGGSGSAYITGFCDDTWKPGMSREEAEAWIRRAISIAISRDASSGGVIRLVTIHEKGAEKQMFEPAQHPLAYDELPVIRREEVVA; this is translated from the exons ATGGATTACGGCGTTCCCGCAGCGCTCGGCGTGGCGCCCGAACTGATGGAGGAGGTGTCCACCGGG ACCACGATCATGGCGTGCGTGTACGACGGTGGAGTCGTCCTGGGAGCCGACAGTAGGACCTCGACGGGGAACTACGTGGCGAACAGAGCCTCGGACAAGATCACGCAGGTGATGGACAACGTCTGGATGTGCCGTTCGGGCTCG GCTGCGGACACGCAGAACGTGTGCGCGTTCGTGAAGAACGCCGTGGAGGAGCACGGCATCATGAGCGGCAGCGATGAGCCCGGCATGGCGGACGTCAAGCTCGTGGCCAACGTCACGATGCAGATCGCGTACAGGAACAAGGACCGTCTGTCCGCCGGCATGATCATCGCGGGTTGGgaccgacgcgcggggccgCAGGTGTTTGGCATCCCTCTCGGCGGGTCGCTAGAGAAGTGCGACTTCACCCTGGGAGGCAGCGGCAGCGCGTACATCACCGGGTTTTGCGACGATACCTGGAAGCCGGGGATGTccagggaggaggcggaggcgtggATCAGGCGCGCCATCTCGATCGCGATATCccgggacgcgtcgtcgggtgGCGTGATCCGCCTGGTCACCATCCACGAAAAGGGAGCGGAGAAGCAGATGTTCGAGCCGGCGCAACACCCGCTGGCCTACGACGAGCTGCCGGTGATTCGCAGGGAGGAGGTCGTCGCTTAG